In Fundidesulfovibrio soli, the following proteins share a genomic window:
- a CDS encoding 50S ribosomal protein L11 methyltransferase, giving the protein MSKLLKTELVIPGTIDPFELEALGEDVAAWLSGNSLQGWEELVGPVTRDLTFRFYLEPESPLAAIIKDYAASRWPAATVSMESLEQQDWSAAWREFFTPIDIGGRFEVVPPWLADADHHGLEPIIIEPKMAFGTGHHATTALCLGGIADMVAKGRVKPGDTFLDLGTGSGILAIGLAKLGCKGIGADIDPQAVLCAAENLELNKLPASGEPDAPIRLVVGGLEALAPDAVFDCIVANILAQPLIDMAPYLLKHLKPGGALVLSGLLTTQAPAVALAYTRLGMPEPLRKDEGEWSGLFWV; this is encoded by the coding sequence CCATCGACCCCTTCGAGCTCGAAGCCCTGGGCGAGGACGTGGCCGCCTGGCTCTCCGGCAACTCCCTGCAGGGCTGGGAGGAGCTGGTGGGCCCCGTGACCCGCGACCTGACCTTCCGCTTCTACCTTGAGCCGGAGTCCCCGCTGGCGGCCATCATCAAGGACTACGCCGCCTCCCGCTGGCCCGCCGCCACGGTGAGCATGGAGTCCCTGGAGCAGCAGGACTGGTCCGCCGCCTGGCGCGAATTCTTCACGCCCATCGACATCGGCGGGCGCTTCGAGGTCGTGCCGCCCTGGCTGGCCGACGCCGATCACCACGGCCTTGAGCCCATCATCATCGAGCCCAAGATGGCCTTCGGCACCGGCCACCACGCCACCACGGCCCTGTGCCTGGGCGGCATCGCCGACATGGTGGCCAAGGGCCGCGTCAAGCCCGGCGACACCTTCCTGGACCTGGGCACCGGCTCCGGCATCCTGGCCATCGGCCTTGCCAAGCTCGGCTGCAAGGGCATCGGCGCGGACATCGACCCCCAGGCCGTGCTCTGCGCCGCCGAGAACCTGGAGCTGAACAAGCTGCCCGCCTCGGGTGAGCCGGACGCCCCCATCCGCCTGGTGGTGGGGGGGCTCGAAGCCCTGGCCCCGGACGCCGTGTTCGACTGCATCGTGGCCAACATCCTGGCCCAGCCGCTCATCGACATGGCCCCCTACCTGCTCAAGCACTTGAAGCCCGGCGGCGCGCTGGTGCTCTCCGGCCTGCTGACCACCCAGGCCCCGGCCGTGGCCCTGGCCTACACCCGCCTGGGCATGCCCGAGCCCCTGCGCAAGGACGAGGGGGAATGGAGCGGGTTGTTCTGGGTGTAG
- a CDS encoding type II toxin-antitoxin system Phd/YefM family antitoxin codes for METIYSNKTVSVTELKRNLSAILSEAGDDPVAVLNHNRPEAYLLSAAYYEKLLERLEDLEDARLVRERSDGPFVEVDIDGL; via the coding sequence ATGGAGACCATCTACTCCAACAAGACCGTGAGCGTCACCGAGCTCAAGCGCAACCTCAGCGCAATCCTGAGCGAGGCCGGTGATGACCCCGTAGCCGTGCTCAACCACAACAGGCCGGAGGCCTACCTGCTCTCCGCCGCGTACTATGAGAAGCTCCTGGAGCGCCTGGAGGACCTGGAGGACGCGCGCCTGGTCCGGGAACGCTCGGACGGCCCTTTCGTGGAAGTGGATATAGATGGCCTATAA
- a CDS encoding type II toxin-antitoxin system RelE family toxin, producing the protein MAYKLRFHELALKEWNKLDATLREQFKKKLRERLENPRVPASALRGMPDCYKIKLRTAGYRLVYRVEDDVVFVTVVAVGRRDNMRVYGKSLDRLPK; encoded by the coding sequence ATGGCCTATAAGCTGCGCTTCCATGAGCTTGCCTTGAAGGAGTGGAACAAGCTGGACGCGACCCTGCGCGAACAGTTCAAGAAGAAGCTGCGGGAGCGGCTGGAGAATCCGCGCGTGCCCGCCTCGGCGCTACGCGGTATGCCGGACTGCTATAAGATCAAGCTGCGTACGGCGGGGTACCGCCTGGTTTACCGCGTCGAGGATGACGTCGTCTTCGTGACCGTGGTCGCGGTGGGCAGGCGCGACAACATGCGTGTGTACGGCAAATCGCTGGACCGCCTGCCCAAGTGA
- a CDS encoding flavodoxin family protein, producing the protein MNVLAINGSPRKKWNTATLLENALEGAKSAGAACELAHLYDIDFKGCISCFECKKIGGKSYGRCIVQDGLTPVLEKAAAADALIVGSPVYFGAESGETRSFLERLMFPFTTYTPGYASIFPGKLATALVYTMNVKEEMLEQLAYDKFMGRMQATMNRIFGSCEVLLATDTYQFKDYGKYLSSVWDPVAKAKRREEVFPRDCAKAYELGKRLATGTAG; encoded by the coding sequence ATGAACGTACTGGCCATCAACGGCAGCCCGCGCAAAAAGTGGAACACCGCCACCCTGCTGGAAAACGCCCTGGAAGGGGCCAAGAGCGCGGGCGCGGCCTGTGAGCTGGCGCACCTCTACGACATCGACTTCAAGGGCTGCATCAGCTGCTTCGAGTGCAAGAAGATCGGCGGCAAGAGCTACGGCCGCTGCATCGTGCAGGACGGCCTGACCCCAGTGCTGGAAAAGGCCGCCGCGGCAGACGCCCTCATCGTGGGCAGCCCCGTCTACTTCGGGGCCGAGTCCGGCGAGACGCGCTCCTTCCTGGAGCGGCTCATGTTCCCCTTCACCACCTACACCCCGGGGTACGCCTCCATCTTCCCCGGCAAGCTGGCCACCGCCCTGGTCTACACCATGAACGTCAAAGAGGAGATGCTCGAGCAACTCGCCTACGACAAGTTCATGGGCCGGATGCAGGCCACCATGAACCGCATCTTCGGCTCCTGCGAGGTGCTCCTGGCCACGGACACCTACCAGTTCAAGGACTACGGCAAGTACCTCTCCTCCGTGTGGGACCCGGTGGCCAAGGCCAAGCGGCGCGAGGAGGTCTTCCCGCGGGACTGCGCCAAGGCCTACGAGTTGGGGAAGCGCCTCGCCACGGGAACAGCGGGCTGA
- a CDS encoding UDP-glucuronic acid decarboxylase family protein translates to MHLNKRVLVTGGAGFLGSHLCERLLAEGCEVICLDNYFTGSKLNIQHLMDNANFELLRHDVTFPLFIEVDEIYNLACPASPIHYQFDPVQTTKTSVHGAINMLGLAKRVKAKIMQASTSEVYGDPHVHPQPESYWGNVNPIGYRSCYDEGKRCAETLFFDYRRQHNLRIKVVRIFNTYGPRMHPNDGRVVSNFIVQALQGNPLTVYGEGQQTRSFCYVDDLIDGFVRSMKTADEFTGPVNLGNPGEFTIMELAQLVIEYTGSKSKIEYRPLPSDDPKQRKPDITLAKQALGWEPKVKLADGLKKTIEYFDWFLKRK, encoded by the coding sequence ATGCATCTGAACAAACGAGTGCTCGTAACCGGCGGCGCGGGATTCCTTGGTTCCCACCTGTGTGAACGTCTGCTCGCCGAGGGCTGCGAAGTCATCTGCCTGGACAACTACTTCACGGGCTCCAAGCTGAACATCCAGCACCTCATGGATAATGCCAACTTCGAGCTCCTCCGCCACGACGTCACCTTCCCGCTCTTCATCGAAGTGGACGAGATCTATAATCTGGCCTGCCCCGCCTCGCCCATTCACTACCAGTTCGACCCCGTGCAGACCACCAAGACCAGCGTGCACGGCGCCATCAACATGCTGGGCCTGGCCAAGCGCGTGAAGGCCAAGATCATGCAGGCCTCCACCTCCGAGGTCTACGGCGACCCGCACGTGCATCCGCAGCCGGAGTCCTACTGGGGCAACGTCAACCCCATCGGCTACCGCTCCTGCTACGACGAGGGCAAGCGCTGCGCCGAGACCCTGTTCTTCGACTACCGCCGCCAGCACAACCTGCGCATCAAGGTCGTCCGCATCTTCAACACCTACGGCCCGCGCATGCACCCCAACGACGGCCGCGTGGTCTCCAACTTCATCGTCCAGGCCCTGCAGGGCAACCCGCTGACCGTCTACGGCGAAGGCCAGCAGACCCGCTCCTTCTGCTACGTGGACGACCTCATCGACGGCTTCGTGCGCTCCATGAAGACCGCCGACGAGTTCACCGGCCCCGTGAACCTGGGCAACCCCGGCGAGTTCACCATCATGGAACTGGCCCAGCTGGTCATCGAGTACACCGGCTCCAAGTCCAAGATCGAGTACCGCCCGCTGCCCTCCGACGACCCCAAGCAGCGTAAGCCGGACATCACCCTGGCCAAGCAGGCCCTGGGCTGGGAGCCCAAGGTCAAGCTGGCCGACGGCCTGAAGAAGACCATCGAATACTTTGACTGGTTTTTGAAAAGGAAATAA